A region from the Corylus avellana chromosome ca7, CavTom2PMs-1.0 genome encodes:
- the LOC132186459 gene encoding pheophytinase, chloroplastic-like, whose amino-acid sequence MLRNTSPMRISMRHSSRFEYEVSSPAKGSVASPARRRHSSTKSPYKPTRDDGKALSPLPGLEFRRNSIPLLRAEDKRHKSPYKSGVEEPNLDKNDFVGSTAGLPAQVVGVALLNSAGQFGNANSKTEETEETLLQKSIIKPLKEIFQRIVLGFLFWQAKQPARVESVLKSVYVNASNVDDYLVESITRPAADPNAGEVYYRLMTRFMFNQSKYTLDSVLSELSCPLLLLWGDLDPWVGPAKANRIKEFNPETSLVNLQAGHCPHDEVPELANRALLDWLSSPTPEAPL is encoded by the exons ATGCTGAGAAATACCAGCCCAATGAGAATCAGCATGAGGCATTCATCGAGGTTCGAATATGAAGTCTCATCTCCTGCCAAGGGTTCTGTGGCCAGCCCGGCTCGAAGGAGACACAGCAGTACTAAGTCCCCATACAAGCCAACGAGAGATGATGGTAAAGCTCTTTCACCCCTACCAGGTTTGGAATTTCGGAGAAATAGTATTCCCTTGTTAAGAGCTGAGGATAAGAGACATAAGTCTCCCTACAAATCTGGAGTAGAGGAGCCCAATTTGGATAAGAATGACTTTGTAGGCTCAA CAGCGGGGTTGCCTGCACAAGTTGTTGGAGTTGCACTACTAAATTCTGCTGGACAGTTTGGAAATGCAAATAGCAAAACTGAAGAGACTGAAGAAACACTCTTGCAGAAGTCGATCATAAAGCCATTGAAGGAAATTTTCCAGCGTATAGTTCTTGGATTTTTATTCTGGCAGGCAAAGCAACCAGCTCGTGTCGAATCTGTCTTAAAGAGT GTGTATGTAAATGCCTCCAATGTAGATGATTACCTTGTGGAATCAATAACAAGGCCAGCAGCTGACCCCAATGCTGGAGAAGTCTATTACAG GTTAATGACGAGGTTCATGTTTAATCAAAGCAAATACACTCTGGACAGTGTCTTGAGTGAACTCTCGTGCCCATTGTTGTTGCTGTGGGGTGACTTGGACCCTTGGGTCGGTCCTGCAAAGGCTAACCGAATCAAGGAATTTAATCCGGAAACGTCTCTTGTTAACTTGCAAGCTGGACATTGTCCACATGACGAAGTTCCAGAGCTCGCCAACAGGGCGTTGTTGGATTGGTTGTCAAGTCCAACACCAGAGGCTCCCCTATAG